Below is a window of Candidatus Tanganyikabacteria bacterium DNA.
CCGCCTCATAGGCGAGGTTTTTGGAGATCATGGTCTTCCCGACGGCATTTGGCCCAAGCAGAAGCACGTTCGCCGCCTCCTCGGCAAATCGAAAGGTGAACAGCTCCTCGACCGCCTGTCGATTGATCTCTTGGGGCCAGCTCCAATCGAAGTCAGACATCGGCTTGTATCGTCCGATGTGGGCCGCCTGAAAGCGCCGTTCGAGGCTTCGTTGGCTACGTACCGCTTCTTCGGCGTCGAGCAGTTTCGGGAGCCAGGGGGCGTCGTGCCAATCCTCCCAATGCTGCAGGACGCCATGAAGCCCCAGCGCCATGGCGCGCTTTTGAAAGTGATTATCGGTCATCGGTCCGCACTCCCGTGAGTTGGTTGTAGCTGGCGAGCGAATGGGGACGGACGTGGACATCGCGCACCCGCGGATCGTTCGGGAGAGTCACGGGGATCGGCGGCGTCTGTCCAGCTTGGCGGCGCCGCTGTTCGAGGATCTGCCGAACCGCATGGGGGGTCGCGCGGTCCGATCGGAGGGCCTCTTCGATCCCCCCGTCGAGCGCGGCCGCGCCATAGCCGTCCAGCAGTCTGAGGAGGTTTACGGTCGCAGCCCCCAGATTTTCACCGCGTTCGCCCAGGCGCGTCAGCAGGACGCGGCTCTGGGGCGCCGCGTGGTACAAGCGGTCCATCCCCCGCGCCTCAGTGGCCGCCCGCTTCCACTGGACCAGTTCGGCCACATGTTGCGGGTCCTCCACGGTCTGGCCCTTCCCCCAGGAGCGCAGGTGAGACGCCAGGACTTCGCATCCGTTGAGCAGACGTACCTTGGTCGCGTCGGCCCGGATCGTCAGGCTTCGCCGGACCCACGTCGGAGGCACGGAGTAGTCGTTCCCATCGAAGCGCGCGTAGGGAGTCTTGCCAATCGCCACTTCGACACAGTCCTCACTCGGGAAAGCATCGACAGGAGCGGGTCGAAGCGTAGCTTGTTCTTGCTCAAAGGCCTCCCTTACCTTGAGATTCCGATCTCCGGGACATCGGCGGTCGGCCGCCAGTCCGAGACACCAGGCACGTGCCTGGTCGTTGAGATCGTCCAGGTCCCGCCAGGTACGGGCGGCGAAGAAGCTCGTGCGGATGTAGCGGATCGCTCGCTCTACCCTACCCTTTTCGTTTCCGCGCGCGGCCGCGCACGGGCGCGGCTCGAAGCCCGAATGGTTGGCGAAGGCCAACAGGGTGGGGTTGAATCGAATCGCATCTCCGATCCGCTCCAATACTGCGCTCTTGAGGTTGTCGTAGAGCAGGACCCGAGGCACGCCGCCAAAGAAATCGAAGGCGTCCTGATGACCCTGGAGGAATCCTCCCAACTGTTGATTCAGGCTGAACCGAAGGAACACCATCCGGGACCAGGAGAGCACCATCACAAAGGCCGATAGCGGACGTTTTCCACCGGGAACCTCCACATGGCCGAAACATCCCCAGTCGACCTGGGCCTGCTCTCCTGCCAACGTACGCAGGCGCAGATAAGCCTCCGCAGCTTTCGCAGGGCGAAATCGCCGTACCATCGCTCGGAAGTGGTCGGGCCCACCGGTATAGCCGCGCTCACGAACCATCTGGAAGAGGTTGCTCGCGCAAAGATCCGGGTATCGCGCCAGGGTTTCGGTGATGAACCCCCCGAAGGGGTCCACCATCGAGCGCCGTCGGGGCAGACCCTCCATCGCGATTCCGCCGCGTTGAAGCACACGTCGCACCACGCCGTGATGGACGCCGAGTTGCCTTCCGATGGTCCCCGGCCGCCACTTGTCGATGAGATAGTGGCGTAGAATGAGGAATTCGGTGTCCTTGTCGATCATGCGAGCCTCCTGGAGCGTTGCCAGAGGCGAAGCTGCCGAAAGTCACCGACGCCCGGAAGGGTGCGGCGGCG
It encodes the following:
- the istA gene encoding IS21 family transposase — protein: MIDKDTEFLILRHYLIDKWRPGTIGRQLGVHHGVVRRVLQRGGIAMEGLPRRRSMVDPFGGFITETLARYPDLCASNLFQMVRERGYTGGPDHFRAMVRRFRPAKAAEAYLRLRTLAGEQAQVDWGCFGHVEVPGGKRPLSAFVMVLSWSRMVFLRFSLNQQLGGFLQGHQDAFDFFGGVPRVLLYDNLKSAVLERIGDAIRFNPTLLAFANHSGFEPRPCAAARGNEKGRVERAIRYIRTSFFAARTWRDLDDLNDQARAWCLGLAADRRCPGDRNLKVREAFEQEQATLRPAPVDAFPSEDCVEVAIGKTPYARFDGNDYSVPPTWVRRSLTIRADATKVRLLNGCEVLASHLRSWGKGQTVEDPQHVAELVQWKRAATEARGMDRLYHAAPQSRVLLTRLGERGENLGAATVNLLRLLDGYGAAALDGGIEEALRSDRATPHAVRQILEQRRRQAGQTPPIPVTLPNDPRVRDVHVRPHSLASYNQLTGVRTDDR